From a single Erpetoichthys calabaricus chromosome 1, fErpCal1.3, whole genome shotgun sequence genomic region:
- the LOC114645768 gene encoding uncharacterized protein LOC114645768, with the protein MDNCAVAVGLLIILQGILAKLHVSQDREVRADDGDDAILRCYFTCQHDVTLGSFKWYKDRVGGREVSEKSFHNRLDRTGTQTFLNKKDASITIRRVSFQDAGVYFCEVDLAGVGKANGSGTELKINEGSEQLQVHQNPEVTFNLGENVHLPCRFTARNVVQIGSYKWYKDHVGGTEVSNGIHGKAILKTNIETFIKDKNASITILQPSHNDSGYYYCEVDLLGIGTANGSGTLLRVKEGHAQEDEPLTCDYSNDNWLEVAIRAVLFASLAIASVPVTRIALLQP; encoded by the exons ATggataactgcgctgttgctgtcgGGCTCCTGATCATCTTGCAAG GAATTCTGGCGAAGCTACACGTGTCTCAGGACAGGGAGGTTCGCGCAGACGATGGAGACGACGCGATTTTGCGGTGCTACTTTACCTGCCAGCACGATGTGACTCTCGGCTCATTCAAGTGGTACAAGGACAGAGTCGGGGGCCGAGAAGTCTCCGAGAAAAGCTTCCATAATCGACTCGACAGAACAGGCACGCAGACATTTCTGAATAAGAAGGACGCTTCAATCACCATACGCCGTGTTTCTTTCCAAGACGCTGGGGTCTACTTCTGTGAAGTCGATTTAGCAGGAGTGGGAAAAGCCAACGGCAGTGGAACGGAGCTGAAAATTAATGAAG GTTCAGAACAATTGCAAGTTCATCAGAATCCTGAAGTCACTTTTAATTTGGGAGAAAATGTTCACTTGCCCTGCCGTTTCACTGCAAGAAATGTTGTgcagattggctcttacaaatgGTATAAAGATCACGTTGGAGGGACAGAAGTATCTAATGGAATCCACGGCAAAGCAATTCTGAAAACTAATATCgaaacattcattaaagataagaACGCTTCAATAACCATCCTTCAGCCTTCACACAACGACTCAGGCTACTATTACTGTGAGGTGGACCTGTTAGGTATCGGAACAGCCAATGGAAGTGGGACTCTGCTGAGAGTAAAGGAAG gtCATGCACAAGAAGATGAACCCCTAACCTGCGATTACTCAAATGATAACTGGCTTGAAGTGGCCATCAGAGCAGTCCTGTTTGCTTCTCTTGCAATTGCTTCTGTCCCTGTCACTCGTATTGCTTTGCTCCAACCTTAA